One segment of Ignavibacteria bacterium DNA contains the following:
- a CDS encoding PDZ domain-containing protein, whose protein sequence is MLHAAVLILALVSDSSASNDSDLVVVRKTLRESYVRELHDSILMRPTVDSIVAGCDKYTYAANVDFTQYLGDYYGLYARDQGLDINPDSVGLYISKVLYGTPSYKAGICIGDRVVTINDDSVSGKTWIEAMNMIIGSSEDMIRMELVRNGRELEIDIVCDWYLNSAVTSMVDNRIGYIRIASFTRATGLHISRILAAYKRDRIRRVVVDLRANGGGLIGPAVGLLEHFAGQGDTLYSMHYKGDSLQLFTAETQGSIHGKPLEVLVGKRTASASEIFALGVKGNDYGYILGDSTYGKGRMQRAKDLPSGKWFQYTEAIIKGPKDICIDREFGSGGLAPDLPFDMGSFEYDSLTIVASHLSDIAALRARYPAPDAQVIENLRASLPVQMQALSAYYLARLVWNDLGQLYWVSIQPRYTRWKKPAQLAKK, encoded by the coding sequence ATGCTACATGCAGCTGTTCTAATCCTTGCACTCGTTAGTGACTCCTCCGCTTCGAATGACTCAGATCTTGTTGTTGTCCGGAAGACGCTACGTGAAAGCTACGTTCGTGAACTTCACGACTCTATTCTGATGCGGCCTACGGTCGACTCAATTGTAGCCGGCTGTGACAAATACACGTATGCTGCGAATGTTGATTTCACGCAATACTTGGGCGATTACTATGGCCTGTATGCCCGAGATCAAGGGCTTGATATCAATCCCGACTCCGTGGGACTTTATATAAGCAAGGTCCTCTATGGAACACCTAGCTACAAAGCGGGGATATGTATTGGCGATCGGGTTGTGACGATCAATGACGACTCTGTTAGCGGCAAAACATGGATCGAAGCGATGAACATGATCATTGGATCCAGCGAAGATATGATCAGAATGGAGCTGGTGCGCAATGGCAGAGAGCTTGAGATAGATATCGTATGTGATTGGTACCTAAACAGCGCCGTAACGAGCATGGTGGACAACCGCATCGGCTACATTCGCATCGCAAGCTTCACCAGAGCCACCGGGCTTCATATATCTCGAATCCTTGCAGCCTACAAGCGTGATCGCATTCGCCGGGTGGTGGTTGACCTGCGTGCAAATGGCGGCGGACTGATTGGGCCTGCTGTTGGTCTTCTTGAGCACTTTGCTGGGCAGGGAGACACACTCTATTCAATGCACTACAAAGGTGACAGCCTGCAGCTTTTCACAGCTGAGACTCAAGGGTCCATTCATGGCAAGCCTTTGGAGGTGCTTGTGGGAAAGCGGACAGCGAGTGCGTCTGAGATTTTTGCGCTGGGAGTGAAGGGCAACGACTATGGCTACATACTTGGTGACTCAACCTACGGCAAGGGGCGGATGCAACGTGCGAAAGACCTGCCATCGGGCAAGTGGTTTCAGTACACTGAGGCGATCATAAAGGGACCCAAGGACATCTGCATCGACCGTGAGTTCGGCTCTGGTGGCCTCGCTCCGGACCTCCCTTTTGATATGGGTAGCTTCGAATATGATTCATTGACCATCGTCGCATCCCACTTGTCGGATATTGCTGCATTACGTGCGCGGTATCCCGCACCGGATGCTCAAGTGATTGAAAACCTGCGTGCAAGTCTCCCTGTACAAATGCAAGCACTTAGCGCCTACTACCTAGCTCGGCTTGTATGGAATGATCTGGGGCAGCTCTACTGGGTATCCATTCAGCCACGCTATACACGGTGGAAGAAGCCGGCTCAGCTTGCGAAAAAGTAG
- a CDS encoding fibrobacter succinogenes major paralogous domain-containing protein, with product MAVASALSFAQPLKTVKVGEQVWMKENLNVDRFRNGDLIPEATSVAQWENACVSGQPAWCYYRNDANNGSVYGRIYNWYAVSDPRGLAPKGFSHT from the coding sequence ATGGCAGTTGCTAGTGCTTTATCTTTTGCGCAACCTTTAAAGACCGTGAAAGTCGGCGAACAAGTATGGATGAAAGAGAATTTGAATGTTGATCGGTTTCGCAATGGCGATCTCATTCCAGAAGCCACTAGTGTAGCACAGTGGGAGAATGCATGCGTGAGCGGCCAGCCAGCATGGTGTTATTACAGAAACGACGCCAATAATGGCAGCGTTTACGGTCGAATATACAATTGGTACGCAGTCTCTGATCCCCGCGGTTTAGCTCCCAAGGGATTTTCACATACCTAG
- a CDS encoding ATP-binding protein, with protein sequence MLEKQHILLLDDPGQQPFDAQSRAVLTEIIEGRHGKSSTIIPTQIPVGA encoded by the coding sequence ATGCTGGAGAAGCAACATATACTTTTACTAGATGACCCAGGCCAGCAGCCCTTTGATGCTCAAAGCCGTGCAGTGCTAACAGAGATTATTGAAGGCCGACATGGGAAGTCATCTACCATCATCCCAACACAGATCCCTGTGGGCGCCTAG